CGGGTCGGTCGGCGGATGAAGTGTTCATCCTCTTCGTCCTCTCGAGTCTCGGGTCGGCCCTGAGTTACGCCCGCGTCGGGTCGTTGACGACGACACACGACTCACGAGAGTTACAGGTCGGCGCACTGGCGACGCGTGGACTCGCGTTTCCGCTCGTCGCCGTCGTCGGAACGCGCCTCACGGCAGGGACGAGTTTCCTCGTCCTCGGGGCGACGTTCCTCGTCATCGGTGTCACGTGGGCCGTCATCGCCGTGACGGCGACGGGAATCGTCACCCGCCTCGCATCCGACCGCATTCGAGGTGACGCGCTCGGCGCGTACACGGCGCTCGCAAGCCTCGGCGGCGGTATCGGGGCAGCACTCGGCGGTGTCGTCGCCACCTCCTTCGGATACGTCACCGCCTTCGCACTCGCTGGCGGAATCGTCGTGACGGCGCTCGTCGTCGTCTGGTCGTCGGGCGAAAAATCAGTGCGGGGCCAGTTGCTCTCGACCCAGTGATTACTCGATTGCGTGGACCGGCGAAATCCAGACGACGAGTTCCCCATCACGCTTGATGACGCCCTCGATGGAGTCGTCTTTCTCTAACGGTGGGTCTTCGACGTCGTTCATCGAGACGCGGACGACCTGATACACTTCGTCGACCAGCCATCCCGTCGCTGCTTCGTCTTCGAACCGGTTGGGGTCGAAGATGACGATGCGCTTCGAGTCGCCCTCGTCGTCGATGTTGAACAGCGACTTCGGGTTGATGATGGATGTCGTCCGGCCGCGCAAGTCCATCACGCCCTCGACGTACTCGGGGGAGTTCGGAACGGCCGTGAGTTGACCCTTGTCGACGATTTCGCTCACGTATTCGATATCGACGCAGTACGTCTCCGGCCCCAGTTGGAATTCGAGGACTTGCACCTCTTCTGTGGAGTCTTCATCCGCGTCGTCCGCTGCCACGTCGGGCGTGATTGCATCCTGTCGCATGGTAAAATTCGGCGGTGCACACCGCCGTCTGTCTGCCTCACAGTGGACAGATTCGGTGCATAAAGGTACGTACCCGATTATCAGCCGTGATTCTCCTCGGCGAGCGTTTATATATCCGATTTCCGAACCTCGACAGTAGATGAGCGGTCAACGAAACGGCACTCCGACGACTTCTACCAGCCATCGACAGGGGGCGCTCCCGACGCCTCTCGTGTCGCCTCGGCGTGGCCTCTCCGGGTGGAGACGATGAGCACGTCTCCCGCCGGTGGGCCGACCCGTGCCGTCGTCGTCGACGACTCACGGTTCATGCGGACGCTGATTCGAACACTCCTCGAAGACGCAGACGTCGACGTGGTCGCCGACGCGAGCAACGGGAGAGAGGCGATTTCGGTTGTCGGTGAACACCGTCCCGACGTGGTGACGATGGACATCGAGATGCCCGAGATGAACGGCCTCGACGCGGTCGAAGGCATCATGGACGAGTGTCCGACACCCGTCCTCATGCTCTCGGCCCACGCCGAAGAGGACGCCGACGTCACGTTCGAAGCACTCGACAGAGGCGCAGTGGACTTCGTGACCAAACCCGGTGGCGAAGTCACCTCCGAGATGCCTCGCGTGAAACGCGAACTCGTCGAGAAGATTCAGTCCGCCGCGGCAGTGGACCTCCGCGCCACGCAACGACGGTCACGCCCACCGAAGACCGAGACGAAACGCCGACCCAAATCCGAGTCGACGACGCCGAAACCCTCTCTCACGGCACTGCCGCAAGAGGGGTCGACGCTCGTCATCGGCGCATCGACTGGCGGGCCGAACGTGGTCGAACGAGTCCTCGCTGCACTTCCGGCGGAGGCGGGGCTCCGGGTCATCGTCGTCCAACACATGCCGGAGGGCTTTACGAACCGATTCGCCGAACGACTCGACGGTCGCTGTGACTACGACGTTCGAGAGGCCGAAGATGGCGAACGAATCGGCCCCGGGCAGGTTCGAATCGCGCCGGGTGGATCACACCTCCTCGTCACCGGTGACCGTGCCGGCCGACTCACCCTCCACCTCTCCGACGACGAACCACTCCACGGCGTCAAACCAGCAATCGACCTCACGATGGCCTCGGCGGCCGAAGTTGTCGACGCACCGCTCGCCGGTGTGCTGTTGACCGGAATGGGTCGCGACGGCGTCGAGGGGATGTCTCGAATCAGTCGTGCAGGCGGTCACACGGTCGCACAGGACGAAGCAACATCAGCAATCTTCGGGATGCCGAAGCGAGCCATCGAAGCAGGCTGTGTCGACGTTATCGCACCCGACGGGCGCATCACCGACGAAACACTTCGCGGGATTTCTACCTGACCATGGACGAAGAACTCTACCAGGCATTCATCACCGAGAGCGAAGAGAGCATCACGCAGTTGAACAACTCCCTCCTGTCGTTAGAGTCCAACCCCGACGACACCGACGCCATCGACGACATCTTCCGGCAGGCACACACCCTGAAGGGGAACTTCGGTGCGATGGGCTTCGACAACGCCGCGACGGTCGCACACGCCGTCGAAGACCTCCTCGACGAGATTCGTCACGAACGGCTCGACGTAACTGCCGAGCGGATGGACCTCGTCTTCGACGGGATGGACCTCATCGTGGACATCCTCCACGACATCGAGGAGAACGGCGAATCGACGACCGACCCCACCGAGACGGTCGAAGAGATTCGTGCCGCCGCCCAGACCGGCGGTGACACGGGAAACTCGGAGCAGGTGGCATCTGACGGCCCCTCCCGCGAAGACGTCGACCTCCTTTCACTCGCTGCCGAGCGTGTGGATGTCGACGCCATCGACGCGGCAACCCTCGCACACGCCTACGTCGAACTCGGCGCGGGCCAGATGAAAAGTGTCGACGCCGGCATCTTCCTCAGCAACATCCCCGAGCGCGTCGATGTCGTCGGGTTCTCTCCGTCACGAGACGCCATCGAATGTGGCGAGTTCGACGACGGATTCGACCTGTTCGTCGCCAACCTCGCTCCCAAAGCAGTCGAATCGAGACTCGGCGACCTCTGGAAGGTCGAATCCGTCGACGCGACCGACGTCTCCGACGTACTCGACGGTGTTGCGTCCGCTGTTCCCGATTCAGACGAGACTGTCGATGCGGACGCGACCGAACAGGCTGTCGATGCGGACGCAAGCCAGCAGGTCGAACCTGCCGACGACGTAGCAGACGCGGACACTGACGAATTCTCCGCAGACGAACCGTCGGCGGACGACGCCAGCGGACTCTTCAGCGACGATTCGGACGCCGATGTCACCACCGACAGTGACACCGACCAGAGTTCGGACACCAGTGACGAGAAGAGCGTGGACACCAGCGCCGACGAGAACACGAAAACCGACGCCGATGACGGAGACAAAGACGCCAGCAACGACGCTGACGCTGACGACGGCGAATCGAACGACAAGAAGGAGGCACAGTCCATCTCCGCAGTCAAGTCCGTCCGTGTCGACGTCGACCAGCTCGACGAACTCCACGAACTCGTCGAGCAACTCGTGACGAGTCGGATCAAACTCCGAAACGCCATCGACGAAGAACAGCACACGGCGCTCGACACGCTCGACGAACTGGACAAAATCTCGTCGAACCTCCAGAACACCGTCATGGACATGCGCCTCATCCCGCTGAAGAAGGTGTTCGACAAGTTCCCACGGCTCGTTCGTGACCTCGCACGCGAACAGGACAAGCGTGTCTCGTTCACCGTCGAGGGCGCGGATATCGAACTCGACCGGACCATCCTCGACGAGATTTCAGACCCATTGATGCACGTGCTCCGGAACGCCGTCGACCACGGCATCGAAGAACCCGACGTGCGCGAAGCCAACGGCAAACCGCGGATGGGGACGATTAGACTCTCCGCACAGCGACAACACGACACTGTCATCGTGACGGTCGAAGACGATGGCGGCGGTATCGACGCCGACGCCGTCCGCGACAAAGTCGTCGCTGAGGGCGTCGAGACCCGCGAAGAGATGAACGCGATGCCCGACTCAGAGGTGTACGACTACATCTTCCATCCGGGCCTGTCCACCAACGACGAGATTACCGACGTCTCCGGCCGTGGTGTCGGGATGGACGTCGTGAAGACCACTGTCGAGTCGCTCGACGGGGCCGTCTCGGTCGAGAGCGAACCCGGGCAGGGGAGTACAGTCAACATCCGACTCCCCGTGTCGGTGGCGATTATCAAGGTCCTGTTCGTGCAGGTCGACGACCGCGAGTTCGGCGTTCCCATCAAGTACATCGACGAGATTAGCCGCCGTGAACGGGTGCAGTCGGTCAACGGTGCGGAAGTCATCGTCCACGAAGACACGATCTTCCCGCTGATTCGCCTTCGCGAAGCACTGGAAATCGACGCCCCCGAACTCGACCACGGGATGGTCGTTCGCATCCGCCCCGACGACAGACAGGTCGCACTTCACTGTGACGGCGTGACCAAACAGGAAGAAGTCGTCGTGACGCCGCTCCAAGGGCCGCTCTCCGGCGTCGACGGACTGTCCGGCACCGCCGTCATCGGCGACGGAAACGTCATCCCGATTCTCGACGTTTCGACGCTCGAACTCCCCGCCGAAGGGAAGCACGCGATGCGCGAGTTCGACCCGAGTGAACTCCCGAACACCGTCGAGGAGGCGGCAGACTGATGTCCTCGTCCAGTGCTGGGGATGCAGACTTCGAACGACTCTTGGAGTACATCGAAGACTCGCTGCGGTTCCAGACGAGTTCGTACAACGACGCCTACCTCGACCGGCGTATCTCTGCCCGAATGCGTCGGCGACGGGTCGACGAGTACGACGAGTATCAGAACCTGTTGCGTACGGAAGACGACGAACAGGCCGCGCTCCTCGACGCGCTCTCTGTCAACGTGACCAGTTTCTTCCGAAACCCGAAGGTCTGGGACGCACTCCGAGACGTCCTTCGTGACCTGAGTTCGAGGGGAAGCAGACACGACCCAATCAAGGTATGGAGCGCCGCCTGTTCGGACGGCCGTGAGGCGTACTCCCTCGCGATGCTCGCACACGACGACGACCACGTGGACGAACGACGAATCGAAATCGTCGGTACCGACATCAAACGCGAGATACTCCGCGCTGCACGAAACGGCGAGTACCGCGCCTCGGAGACGAACGACATCGCCGAACAACTCGACCCAATCGGGCGCTGGGACCGCTACGTCGACCGGGATGGCGACATCTTCCGCGTCAAAGACAAAATCACGGACATGGTCCGCTTCAGCAGGCGTGACCTCATCCGTGAAGACCCTCCGGGGACGTTCGACCTCGTCGTCTGTCGGAATCTGTTCATCTACATCAACGCCGAGTCGAAGCGTGCCGTCTTCGAGACGCTCGGGTCGGCCCTCAAGCCGAACGGCTACCTCACCATCGGGATGACCGAGACGATTCCGCCACGCGTTCGAACACAGTTCGACCCCGTCGAGAAACGACTGCGTATCTACCGCGCGAGCGACGCCGCGGCTCAGAGATAAGCGATGAAACCCGGTGAACACAAACTTGGAGACACTCGCGGACGCTTCCTCCAGGTTATCAAGAACGGCCGGGAGCGACACGACGTCGACTGGACGAGTGGCCGGATTCTCCTGTCGAACAAACGGCTCATCCTCGCAGGCACGGCAGGAAAACGGACGATCCCACTCGGGGATATCGAGAAACTCGGCGGCCGATTCGACGTCAATCAGCGAATCGCGACCGTCTCTGACTACTTCAGCCTCCGAATCCCATCGGGCGTCGTCCTCCTCGCACCGGTCGACTACGACGAGTTCGAGACCGATTTCTTCGGTGCGCTGCTGAACTCCGAGCAGTTCCTCGCGCGACACCCGGCGGTCGCTGGTGGCGTCGTCCAGAACACCGAGTGGGAGAACTCACGACTGAAAGTCGAAGAAGAGGCCGTGAGTATGGCAACCGTCGGTGGCAAGTTCGTCGAGATTCGCCTCGACGACATCGGCGCAATCAAGACGGGCGAACGGAAGGTCGACGACGACGTTCGGAGCGTCATCGAAGTCGAACACTCAGACGACGAAGGGACGAGTCTCCAGACGTACATCTCCGGGCCAGAACGAGCGATTACGTTCCTCTACTCACTCTTACGCGAAGGCGAGGAACTCTCGGAGACCTCTATCGAGTTGAGCGAGACGGACAAGCAGGTGCTCACCGCGCTCTACTCTGGGGTCGCCCCGTTCGATATCCCTGACTTCCTCGGCCTCGACGTCGACAAAGTAGAGGAACTGTTCGAACGCCTCATCGACCACAACGTCGTCGAAGAAGTTCGCATACGGCACGAAGTGCAGTTGAATGCCCGTGGCCGCAACATCGCGTCCGACGCCATCAACGAGCAGTAGCAGTCTGTTGCTTTTTCACGTCTTCTGCTGGAGATGGATGCTATGGCTCGTCGAAATTGAGGGAGTGTAATCGTTTGGTGACGTCGTGCTGAATAGAGTGTGCATATCTCGCAGAGCCACTCTGTCAAACTCGCTTACGAAGAGATGCTTTTCATGGTACTTTAGGAAGTACTGATAGCTTCGGTTTCAAGGATGGTCTTCAAATTCTCACCTTCTTCTTTTATATGTTCCCGAACGGCATCGAATTCACGCCGGTTGAGTCGAGCACCGATCGGTCCAGTGCGGACCTTGATTCGCTGAGTTAGGTCACAGCCGTCCTCGTGAGAATCGATAGTAAAGCTAATTGATGGCATGAGTAGCCCAACAAGCCGTGATGTTGGTGTGAACTCGATGTGTTCGCAAGGAACGATGTCCGTGAACCGCACGGTCTTCTGCTGTATCTTTCCCGCGATTCGTTCCTCGAAGTAGGCTTCTGCTCCCTGCACTAACCCGTTTCCGTCGGTCCATCTGAATTCAATGTGATCTGGATGCCATCGCTCGTAATTTTCATCCATCGTTTCGAAAAAGCGGTAGATGTCTTCCGGAGAGGCGTGTACTCTCGTAGATTCCTCTAATAGCATTTCTACTATTAATAGTTGGACTCTGAGAGCATAATCTTTTGTTCAAGGATTTGTTCAATTTTCATCGATGCTGTGATGGGCACACCCTCTGCATTCAGCACACCACATCTCTCAACCGCTAGCAATTCCGACAGAACCACTGAGTTCTCGCAGCCCCAGTGCCCTCAGACGTTCACGTCTTCTATCTCTTCGTTCACGACGAACCGACCCTGTGGCGTGAGCGAGGTTGGCAGCGAGTCGTCTTCGATGAGTTTCTCGTCGTTGAGGGTCTCCAGCGCGTCGTCGAGGACTGCCTGTTCGACGCCGAGGAGTTCGCTAAAGTCGACTTCTGCGGCCATCTCGCCGGCGGAGTAGAGACCGACGAGCACTTCGAGGCCCTGTTCTGTGACCTCCACGTCGCGCACGTTGGACTTGATCCAGTGGTAGACGAGTCGGAGGTAGCGCCCGAGGATGTTCATCTTCCGCCGGGATTTGAGGGATATCTCGGACGTGACCGTTTTCCCCTGTTCGACGTGCTGGACCGAGAGGACGAGCCGCTTTTCGTCGTCGACTGTCCGTTCGAGGACTTCGAAGAAGATGACGCTCGCGAGGTCGATGTGGAACGGTTCGCCGTGTTCAGTGAGTGGGCCGTCGTTGTCCGGGAACGTGACTGCCTCGTAGTCGAGGTGGAGTCCGGAGGGTCGGCGCGGTGTATCGAGGACGCGACCTCCGATTCGGGCAGGATGTGTAACCTGCGCTTGCGACCCGTTGAGTACCGCACGGAACAACAACAGGGTGAACTTCTCGATAGTCTCGCGGTCACCACCGATGACGGTCGTTCGTCGGCGTCTCCCGATGATGTATCCAACCATCACCGTGTAGTCGAAGAACTCCTCGACTTCCGGTGGGACCTGTCCGACGGCGATGTCGAAGATGGACGTGATGGGGATGTCGGTCTTCGAGTTCGAGGTGGCGAGGATGAGTCGACGTTGACTCATCAGGACGCGCCCCTTGACGGGTTCGAACGATGCGTTGCCACCGGCGACGAAACTGGCGACGAAGTCGACGACGATAGACTCTCCGTTGGCAGTGCGCTTTTCTTGGCGCTGTTTCGACTGCTTCCGTTCGTTCTGTTCGCGTTTGTCCGTTGGCTCGGACTTCTGCCGACGATACGCTTGCAGGAGTTCGCTCTCTGCGACGTCACCTCCCTCGGGCGTTCGAGCACGTGCTTGTTCGACCATCTGGTCGCCCGACTCACCTGTGTTCGACGTTGGTGGCTGTGTTGGTTCGTCCGTCATATGCTGATCAGCGCTCCTGCGAGCGACGAGGTGGCGACTGCCATGAGCGACCCGACCCAGACGAGCGCCACGAAGTGGAGGTACGCGTTCGCCTTGTGGCCGCCGTCGACCATCCGAATCATGAGCGAAGAGAGGAGGGCGTTGAACAGGATGATGAGGGTGAGCATGTACTCGATGAACGGCACGTCGTAGACGCCTGCGTAGATGAGCGTCCCGAACTGGAGGCTGTCGAGGTTCATCTGCGTCGAAAACGACGCGAGAATCTCGACGACTTCGAGGCCGATGAAGAACGCGAACGACGCAGACGCCGTGATGCCGTAGAGGACACCGATGAGCGTAATCGTCGACTGCTTGCGCTGCCGACGGAGTTTGATAATCTCGTTCATGTTCCGACTGATGAGTTCACCGAGGAGTTTCGGCTTCCCACCCATCGACCGGCCGACGTTGTACATCTCACTGAACTTCTGGATGAGGTAGGAGTTCGACTCGGCGGTGAAGAAGAACCACGACCGGTCGGGGTCGAGACGCATCCGAAGTCTGGTGTGCAGACGGCCGATTTCACGAGAGAGAACCCCGAAGTCTTTCTTCCGGAGCGTCTCCAACACGGCCGTCGTCGTACTCTGCTTTGCCGTCTCGGACGCCCCGAGCGCACGGATGAATCCGGGGTACTCGTCGTCGCGTTCGCCGATTTGCTTCTCGTGACGCCGGGCGACGATACCCGGGACGGCCAGCGGCGTCAGTGGGGTCGAGATGAGGAGCGGAACCGGCAGGTCGACCATGATTGGGCGGACGATTTCGCCGACGATGGTCAGATTGAACGTTCCCATCGCGAGGACGAACACCATGGCGATAGAGAGGCCGACAGCACCGTACAGGGTGATGTCGATCTGGCGGTCGGCTTTCGTTCGGTAGTCTCGCTGGTGGTACCACAGGGGGTCGTGTGGGGACATCGTCCGGATGACGAAGTAAAAGCCCAGCTGGACGAAGACGAAGAGCACGATGACTGCACCAATCGTCATCGTCGCGTCCGTCCCGGTGAGGATGGGAAGCACGATGGCGTTGATGATAGCGAACGTCATCGAGAGAATCATCGAGAGGTAGAGGTCTTTCATCACCTCGAGGTTCCCGAGGGCGCTCTCGTAGACGGTGATGTATTTCTGAATCATCGCGTTCTGCTCACCGAGCAGGAAGTCGTCGATGCTCTGACCGGCGTTGATGGCGTACGCGAGTCTGTCGAGGAAGTCTGAGAGCGGTTTCGACGGCACCTCGCGTGCGCGTCGGACACAGGCGTCGTCGAGCGACTGATTCCACGCGTCGACCAGTTGGACGATGCGGTTCATCTCCGTCGCCAACTCACCGTATTCTTCTTCACGCGCGAGCGTGCGGAAGACGGCGACGCGGTCGATGTTCGTCGTCGAAAGCACCGTCATATGCGTGATGAGCAGGTGAATCTGGTTTTCGAGGCTTCGCCGGGTCTGTTCGACGAGGAGACGCGGGTAGAGGACTGCACCCCCGAGGAGCAGCGCCCCGAGCATGAACACGGGGATGCGGACGAGGATGGGGAGAGGAAGTGCGATTGCACCGGCGATAGAGAGGAGAAACGCCACGATACCGGGTCCAAGCACGAACACGAGGTACCGCGAGAGGTCCATCGGCATCTTCTCGTACGACTCGACGACGTCGCTGACGAAGTCTCGAACCTGAACCGCTTGCACCGACGCGTTCGTTTCCCCGGCCATCTGGTTACACCCTCGCCATGTCGAACGGCAGTCCCTCGGTGCCGTCTCGGTAGTAGTCCTCGATGAGTTCGTTCACTTCGTGGTAGCCGAGGACGTTCTCCTGTATCGCACGGCGGATGAGCTCTGCCCGGAACTTGATGTCGTCGTAAATCTTCCGCGTGTCGTCGTACCCGAGGAGCGTCGCGACTTTCTGTTCCATGATGAACGAGTTGTTCATCCCCTGGAACACGATCTCGTCGTTGACGGGGTCCCAGTAGAACACCTCACGAGTGACGACACCGCCCATCTCCTTCGAGTACCCCTCTATCTCTTGGACACTCGTCACGCGTCGGAGGATGTCGTTGCCACGCTTCACGCGGTTCTGGAACAGCGCGATGTCACAGTTCGACATGAACGTCTCGGGGACGTTGATGGGGTCGCCCGTGAACCGCTGAATCATCGAGACGATGTCGGATGCGTGGAACGTGAGCATGACCGGGTGACCGGTCTGTGCTGCCTGGAACGCCATGCGGCCTTCCTCGCCACGAACCTCCCCGACGATGATGTAGTCGGGACGGGAACGAAGCGCCGCCGCAACGAGGTCGAACATGTCGACTTCGGAGTCAGAGCCACGCCCTTCACGCGTGAGGAGTTGCTGCCACGTATCGTGCGGTGGCAACACTTCGGCGGTGTCCTCTGCGGTGTAAATCTTCGAATCCTGTGGGATGAACGAGAGAATGGCGTTGAGCGTCGTGGTCTTGCCCGACGCCGTCTCCCCGACGACGAACACGGTCCGTTCGTTCTCCAGTGCAATCCAGAGGTACGCCGCGAGTTCGGGTGAGACCGTCCCCCACTTCGTAATCTGCAGGATGGAGAGCGGAACATCGTCACCCTGACGAATCGTGAGCGACGACCCTTTCAGCGACACGTCGTCGGAGTAGATGATGTTGATACGCGACCCGTCTGGGAGCGTCGAGTCGACGATGGGGTGGGCGTCGGAGACGGGGTCACCGATGCGCTCACCCATGTTGCGAAGCCAGTTGTCGAACTGTTCTTTGCTGTCGAACTCGACGCTCGTCTCCAACAACCCGAACGTCCCGTGGTCAACGTCGACCTGTCGGGGGCCGATGACGTGAATGTCTTCGTTCTCCGGGTCGCGCATAATCGGTTCGAGCGGGCCGAGACCGACGATGTCGCGGACCAATCGGTACTCGATTTTGTCGTAGGTCACCTGCGAGACTTCGATACCAGCGACGTCGAGTCGTTTCGCCACCGATTCGAGTGGCCCGTGGTCTTCGCCTTCGATACGGACGATTTCTTCGAGGAGCTCTTCGATTCGCTCTTCGTAGTCGGCACTCTCTTCGGGTGCCGGCTTGGAGACACTGCGTTCGAGCAGTTTGTCTTTCACCCGAGCGAACACCTCGAGTTCGTCGTCGTCCATCTCCGGTTCGATGACGTAGTACTTGGTCGTCTCACCGAAGTTGCCGTAGATTTGGCAGAACACGGGGCCACCGAGATGGTAGAGGATGTTCGGACGACGCGACTCGTAGTCGCCGGGTTCGTCGACGAGCATCGGAAACTCACCCGTAATCTGTCGGAACCGCTTGAGGTGGTCCCGCAGGTGCGGCCACTTCATGGCGAGGCGCTTGAGGTCGTCCGAGAGTCTGGCAGAGCCGTGTTCGGTCGCCATCTATGCCACGCTCCTCGACTCGATGACGAGCCCGATTCCTGACCGGACGGAGAAGCCGACGCGGTCACCGACCTGTTGGCCCATCCCCGCGAATCGCTTCACGAAAATGTTCCGACGGACGTCGTTTCCGACCTCGACCATCTCGAGTTCGAAGTAGACGTCGGCAATCGACCGGAACGGTCCGATCGAGCCTTCGTCGACCGACGACGGGTCGACGGTGAGGATGATGGTCTTACCCTTCGTCGTCAACTCACGGAAGAACGAGATGATTTCGAGGGCCGCCTGTCGCTCTTCGTTCTGTCGAACCAGTGCTTCGAACTGCGGGTCGTTGCGGAGGATGGCGTCGAACGTGTCGATGATGATGACGTCTGCGTCCCAGAGCGTCTCTGCGTCCATCAACCGGCGGAGGAGTTGCTTTCGCTCCTGTTGACCGCCGGAGAGTGCGCCACTGCTGTCGATTTCGGCCTGTAAGAACAGGATTTCTTCGTTCAACAGGTGTTTGACGACGTCGTACGACAACGAGTGCATCTGGTCGAGGAAGCCACGGACGCCCAACTCCGTCGAGACGAGCGTCGTGACGGTGTCTTCCTGACAGAACCCGTAGCTGAATCGCTGCGAGAGCACGCTCTTTCCGGCGCCGTAGTCGCCTTCTATCAGGACGATTGCGCCCTTCGGCATGCCGCCACCGAGTTCCTTTTCGAGACGGTCGTGCCCCGATAATCCGAGAGAGTATTGACTGCTCATGGTACGTAGAATTCGAACACCTCTTCGTCACCGTCGACGACGACTTTCAGTCGATGGTCGGCGGACTGCGAGAGGCTGAGGTTGGTGATATCCAGTCGAACGACGTTGCTTGGACGCCACTCGGTGCCGTCTTCGACGGTCACGGTCACGTCTGACTGGGATTGGTACTGTGCATCGACGATGAGATCGAACCCACTGGCCGTCGCTGGGAGCGTCCGTAACCCGGTGTTTTTGACGTACACGGACAGGGTGTCACTCCCGGTGTCGTAGACGCCGCCTTCCGGGTCGCTGATGACTTCGATATCCGTTCGGATCTCTGAACTCACGTCACCGCCACGTTCGTCGACCGAACTGCTGATTCCAGTGACCGTGTCGATAAGTACGCCGGAGACACCGGCAGCGACGACGATGCTGGCGATAAACA
The genomic region above belongs to Haloferax marinisediminis and contains:
- a CDS encoding type II/IV secretion system ATPase subunit; translated protein: MATEHGSARLSDDLKRLAMKWPHLRDHLKRFRQITGEFPMLVDEPGDYESRRPNILYHLGGPVFCQIYGNFGETTKYYVIEPEMDDDELEVFARVKDKLLERSVSKPAPEESADYEERIEELLEEIVRIEGEDHGPLESVAKRLDVAGIEVSQVTYDKIEYRLVRDIVGLGPLEPIMRDPENEDIHVIGPRQVDVDHGTFGLLETSVEFDSKEQFDNWLRNMGERIGDPVSDAHPIVDSTLPDGSRINIIYSDDVSLKGSSLTIRQGDDVPLSILQITKWGTVSPELAAYLWIALENERTVFVVGETASGKTTTLNAILSFIPQDSKIYTAEDTAEVLPPHDTWQQLLTREGRGSDSEVDMFDLVAAALRSRPDYIIVGEVRGEEGRMAFQAAQTGHPVMLTFHASDIVSMIQRFTGDPINVPETFMSNCDIALFQNRVKRGNDILRRVTSVQEIEGYSKEMGGVVTREVFYWDPVNDEIVFQGMNNSFIMEQKVATLLGYDDTRKIYDDIKFRAELIRRAIQENVLGYHEVNELIEDYYRDGTEGLPFDMARV
- a CDS encoding flagellar protein G, which codes for MADISVPSLILFIASIVVAAGVSGVLIDTVTGISSSVDERGGDVSSEIRTDIEVISDPEGGVYDTGSDTLSVYVKNTGLRTLPATASGFDLIVDAQYQSQSDVTVTVEDGTEWRPSNVVRLDITNLSLSQSADHRLKVVVDGDEEVFEFYVP
- a CDS encoding ATPase domain-containing protein — its product is MSSQYSLGLSGHDRLEKELGGGMPKGAIVLIEGDYGAGKSVLSQRFSYGFCQEDTVTTLVSTELGVRGFLDQMHSLSYDVVKHLLNEEILFLQAEIDSSGALSGGQQERKQLLRRLMDAETLWDADVIIIDTFDAILRNDPQFEALVRQNEERQAALEIISFFRELTTKGKTIILTVDPSSVDEGSIGPFRSIADVYFELEMVEVGNDVRRNIFVKRFAGMGQQVGDRVGFSVRSGIGLVIESRSVA
- the flaJ gene encoding archaellar assembly protein FlaJ; amino-acid sequence: MAGETNASVQAVQVRDFVSDVVESYEKMPMDLSRYLVFVLGPGIVAFLLSIAGAIALPLPILVRIPVFMLGALLLGGAVLYPRLLVEQTRRSLENQIHLLITHMTVLSTTNIDRVAVFRTLAREEEYGELATEMNRIVQLVDAWNQSLDDACVRRAREVPSKPLSDFLDRLAYAINAGQSIDDFLLGEQNAMIQKYITVYESALGNLEVMKDLYLSMILSMTFAIINAIVLPILTGTDATMTIGAVIVLFVFVQLGFYFVIRTMSPHDPLWYHQRDYRTKADRQIDITLYGAVGLSIAMVFVLAMGTFNLTIVGEIVRPIMVDLPVPLLISTPLTPLAVPGIVARRHEKQIGERDDEYPGFIRALGASETAKQSTTTAVLETLRKKDFGVLSREIGRLHTRLRMRLDPDRSWFFFTAESNSYLIQKFSEMYNVGRSMGGKPKLLGELISRNMNEIIKLRRQRKQSTITLIGVLYGITASASFAFFIGLEVVEILASFSTQMNLDSLQFGTLIYAGVYDVPFIEYMLTLIILFNALLSSLMIRMVDGGHKANAYLHFVALVWVGSLMAVATSSLAGALISI